One genomic window of Quercus lobata isolate SW786 chromosome 9, ValleyOak3.0 Primary Assembly, whole genome shotgun sequence includes the following:
- the LOC115961793 gene encoding benzyl alcohol O-benzoyltransferase-like, which produces MAPTPTSLVFKVRRCKPELVAPAKPTPHEFKQLSDIDDQEGLRFQIPLIQFYKYDPLMKGRDPVRVIREALAKTLVFYYPFAGRLREGTGRKLVVECTGEGIIFIEADADVTLEQFGDSLQPPFPCWEELLFDVPGSGGILNCPLLLIQVTRLKCDGFIFALRLNHTVSDAPGVVQFMMAVGEMARGATAPSLLPVWQRHLLQARDPPHVTCTHREYDEMVADTIVSIPVIDNMAHRAIFFGPTEVSTLRRFMPDHLKQCSTFELLTACIWRCRTIALHTKPHEVVRVLCIVNARDKFNPPLPSGYYGNVFAFSVALTTAGKLCENPLGYAVELVKKAKDNVTEEYMRSVSDLMVIKGRPHFYGVGSYVVSSVARARFGEVDYGWGKSIYGGPAKGEVGAIPGVSGFQIPGKNSKGENGIMVPISLPVQAMERFVKQLDCLLKDQQVTDKKSKFIVSSL; this is translated from the exons ATGGCACCAACACCAACCTCTCTAGTATTCAAAGTACGAAGGTGTAAACCAGAACTGGTTGCTCCTGCTAAGCCCACACCCCACGAATTCAAACAACTTTCTGATATTGATGATCAAGAGGGTCTTCGATTTCAAATCCCACTCATACAATTCTATAAATATGATCCCTTAATGAAAGGTAGAGATCCTGTGAGAGTCATTAGAGAGGCACTTGCAAAAACACTTGTGTTTTACTACCCATTTGCTGGTAGGCTTAGGGAAGGAACTGGCCGAAAGCTTGTAGTAGAATGCACTGGTGAGGGTATCATCTTTATTGAGGCTGATGCTGATGTTACACTTGAACAGTTTGGTGATTCACTTCAACCCCCATTTCCATGTTGGGAGGAGCTCCTCTTTGATGTTCCTGGCTCTGGAGGGATCCTTAATTGCCCATTATTGCTTATTCAG GTGACACGTCTCAAGTGTGATGGTTTCATCTTCGCCCTTCGCCTCAACCACACGGTGAGTGATGCCCCTGGAGTGGTGCAATTCATGATGGCAGTGGGCGAGATGGCACGTGGTGCAACTGCTCCCTCTCTCTTACCCGTGTGGCAGAGACATCTCCTTCAAGCAAGGGATCCACCTCATGTGACATGCACACACCGAGAGTACGACGAAATGGTTGCGGACACCATTGTTTCAATCCCAGTTATTGACAACATGGCCCACCGTGCCATTTTCTTTGGCCCTACTGAGGTGTCCACACTCAGGAGATTCATGCCAGATCACTTGAAACAATGCTCCACCTTCGAGTTGCTCACCGCATGCATCTGGCGTTGTCGAACCATAGCTCTCCATACAAAACCCCATGAAGTGGTTCGTGTGTTGTGTATTGTCAACGCACGTGATAAATTCAACCCTCCTTTACCCTCTGGTTATTATGGCAACGTTTTTGCGTTCTCTGTGGCACTCACAACTGCAGGGAAGCTTTGTGAGAATCCATTGGGTTACGCTGTGGAATTGGTGAAGAAGGCGAAGGACAACGTAACAGAGGAGTACATGCGATCGGTTTCTGATCTTATGGTGATTAAGGGTCGGCCCCACTTCTATGGGGTGGGGTCGTACGTTGTGTCGAGTGTGGCACGTGCCAGATTTGGAGAGGTGGACTATGGGTGGGGTAAATCGATTTATGGTGGGCCAGCCAAGGGTGAGGTGGGGGCCATCCCTGGAGTGTCAGGCTTTCAAATACCTGGTAAGAACAGTAAAGGAGAGAATGGAATAATGGTGCCAATTTCCCTGCCAGTCCAAGCCATGGAAAGATTCGTAAAGCAGTTGGATTGTTTGTTGAAGGACCAGCAAGTTACTGATAAGAAATCCAAGTTTATTGTCTCTAGCTTGTGA